One genomic window of Halococcus salifodinae DSM 8989 includes the following:
- a CDS encoding MFS transporter: MSALDRGLWRNTDFRRFFAGQFVTNAGDSLYTVAMLWLAFELSGSTLVTGALNAILLLPWLLQVFAGPLVDRLALEHVLVGSQVIQGTVVLALPLAAATGHLDVGVLFAVAPILMLASLLMFPMETALLPRIVDDERLPGANSALSTVTLGLDMVFDALGGGFVAVFGATTLFLADSATFAVAALLFAGIRLGTPAGADERTEARDETAPETVRSVLRSYVSDLRDGVRVLRGTVFVELILTTAVANFTTGVTLAILPAFGDGLGGPAVYGLLLGALGIGRLVGSLVGPWFEGVPYGRLLLAHGLGACCWLAAVLVSSPALTVVLFGLAWVPVGVSSVLGSTLNQRVFPADLLGRVSATKGTASGATLPLGSLIGGAVAAVLGTTTTMALTAGGFGFTAIYVLLRPRLRGLPAVRAATPEDFDVETATE, from the coding sequence ATGAGCGCTCTCGATCGGGGGCTGTGGCGCAACACCGACTTCCGGCGCTTCTTCGCCGGACAGTTCGTCACGAACGCCGGGGACAGCCTCTACACGGTGGCGATGCTCTGGCTGGCCTTCGAGCTGAGCGGCTCGACGCTGGTCACCGGCGCGCTGAACGCGATATTACTACTACCGTGGCTGTTGCAGGTGTTCGCCGGCCCGCTCGTCGACCGCCTGGCGCTCGAACACGTCCTCGTCGGCTCGCAGGTGATTCAGGGCACCGTCGTGCTGGCCCTGCCGCTGGCGGCGGCGACAGGACACTTAGACGTCGGCGTTCTGTTCGCCGTCGCGCCGATCCTGATGCTCGCGTCGCTGCTGATGTTCCCGATGGAGACCGCACTGTTGCCCCGTATCGTCGACGACGAGCGCCTCCCCGGTGCGAACTCGGCGCTCTCGACCGTGACGCTCGGCCTGGACATGGTGTTCGACGCGCTCGGCGGCGGCTTCGTCGCCGTGTTCGGCGCGACGACCCTGTTCCTCGCCGACTCGGCCACGTTCGCTGTCGCGGCGCTGCTGTTCGCCGGTATCAGGCTCGGCACCCCTGCGGGGGCTGACGAGCGCACCGAAGCAAGGGACGAAACGGCCCCTGAAACTGTGCGCTCGGTGCTGCGCTCGTACGTCTCGGACCTCCGGGACGGAGTCAGGGTGCTCCGCGGGACGGTGTTCGTCGAGCTGATACTGACGACTGCGGTGGCGAACTTCACGACCGGCGTCACGCTGGCGATACTGCCGGCGTTCGGCGACGGCCTCGGCGGCCCCGCCGTCTATGGCCTACTGCTGGGCGCGCTTGGGATCGGCCGGCTCGTGGGCTCGCTCGTCGGTCCGTGGTTCGAGGGCGTCCCCTACGGGAGGCTGCTCCTCGCCCACGGACTGGGTGCCTGCTGCTGGCTCGCGGCCGTCCTCGTGTCGTCGCCGGCACTCACGGTCGTCCTGTTCGGTCTCGCGTGGGTTCCCGTCGGCGTTTCGAGCGTACTTGGTTCAACGCTGAACCAGCGGGTGTTCCCGGCCGACCTGCTGGGTCGGGTTTCCGCAACGAAAGGCACCGCCTCGGGGGCGACGCTCCCATTGGGGTCGCTCATCGGTGGCGCGGTCGCCGCGGTGCTGGGAACGACGACGACGATGGCGCTGACCGCGGGCGGCTTCGGCTTCACGGCGATCTACGTCCTCCTCCGCCCGCGGCTTCGAGGACTCCCCGCCGTCAGGGCAGCCACACCGGAGGACTTCGACGTGGAGACTGCAACGGAGTAG
- a CDS encoding GNAT family N-acetyltransferase, whose protein sequence is MYVRNARNREEVWLLDHIEAMSLDDAAFRSRDYVIAVDEAGNKKAGFGRIRIHRTDDGEFCELTGIGVLNGWRGQGIGAHVVERLVDRAGDEGFETVYSLTDEAQYLEQFGFERVATDDLPDKIAERLDVKREGSVPEAVPTRVDVGAFTMPSQLRERFKHAAEDGAEDEEPAAEESPEDFGIDSENTTYKYDTG, encoded by the coding sequence ATGTACGTCCGGAACGCGAGAAACCGTGAGGAAGTCTGGCTTCTGGACCATATCGAGGCGATGAGTCTCGACGACGCCGCCTTCCGCTCCCGAGACTACGTCATCGCCGTCGACGAGGCCGGCAACAAGAAAGCGGGATTCGGCCGGATCCGTATCCACCGAACCGACGACGGCGAGTTCTGCGAACTCACCGGAATCGGGGTTCTCAACGGCTGGCGAGGGCAAGGAATCGGCGCACACGTCGTCGAGCGGCTCGTCGACCGCGCCGGCGACGAGGGGTTCGAGACCGTCTACTCGCTGACCGACGAAGCTCAGTACCTCGAACAGTTCGGCTTCGAGCGTGTCGCGACCGACGACCTTCCCGACAAGATCGCCGAACGCCTCGACGTCAAACGAGAGGGCAGCGTTCCCGAAGCCGTCCCGACGCGGGTCGATGTCGGGGCGTTCACCATGCCATCCCAGCTACGCGAGCGGTTCAAACACGCCGCCGAAGACGGAGCCGAGGACGAGGAACCCGCAGCCGAGGAGAGCCCCGAGGACTTCGGGATCGACAGCGAGAACACGACGTACAAGTACGACACCGGGTGA
- a CDS encoding S66 family peptidase, producing MPSEFVVPPALDPGDSVAIVAPSSGGAADAPHVLDLGVERLRETFDLEPVVYPTAEKGNEYLETHPEERARDIHDAFRDPDVRGIVATIGGDDQLRVLPHLDAGVLRDNPTRFYGMSDNTNLQLYLWNLGIVSYNGGQLMNQVATPGHLHEFTERHLRRAFFEESLGELEPAAEWTDDVIDWGDDAYADHEPAYEDAIGWTWRGGEERAEGRLWGGCLAIVEWHLMTGRYLPDPGALDGCVLAIETAEDMPSADRVKWTLMCMGERGLLDRFGAVLVGRPATRNHRERPNDEERAAYRDRQREAIAGQLERYNPDIPVVFDLDFGHTNPPSRSRSAAERSSIPTTNGSSSGEGAASLIVVRSGSQREIRRGRLFAGPDEIMSAGSSSSPRSRGTSTLFTSRANRSEELFYDSPAHGSPGVRPPLASRSLTGPIAAALGFVSLPLR from the coding sequence ATGCCCTCGGAGTTCGTGGTGCCGCCCGCACTCGATCCCGGCGACAGCGTCGCGATCGTCGCGCCCTCCAGTGGGGGCGCGGCGGACGCACCGCATGTCCTCGATCTCGGTGTCGAGCGACTCCGCGAGACGTTCGATCTCGAACCCGTCGTCTATCCGACCGCCGAGAAGGGGAACGAGTACCTCGAAACACATCCCGAGGAGCGCGCTCGTGACATCCACGATGCCTTCCGTGATCCCGACGTTCGGGGGATCGTGGCGACCATCGGCGGCGACGACCAGCTCCGGGTGCTCCCTCACCTCGATGCCGGCGTGCTCCGCGACAATCCCACCAGATTCTACGGGATGAGCGACAACACGAATCTCCAGCTCTATCTCTGGAATCTCGGGATCGTCTCGTACAACGGCGGTCAACTGATGAACCAGGTCGCGACGCCTGGCCATCTCCACGAGTTTACCGAGCGCCATCTTCGCCGGGCGTTCTTCGAGGAGTCGCTCGGCGAACTCGAACCCGCCGCCGAGTGGACCGACGACGTGATCGACTGGGGCGACGACGCGTACGCCGACCACGAACCAGCGTACGAGGACGCCATCGGCTGGACGTGGCGGGGCGGCGAGGAGCGCGCCGAAGGACGGCTCTGGGGTGGCTGTCTCGCGATCGTCGAGTGGCACCTGATGACCGGGCGCTACCTGCCTGATCCAGGCGCGCTCGATGGCTGTGTGCTCGCGATCGAGACCGCCGAGGACATGCCGAGCGCCGACCGCGTGAAGTGGACTCTCATGTGCATGGGCGAACGCGGCTTGCTCGACCGGTTCGGCGCGGTGCTCGTCGGACGACCAGCCACGAGGAATCATCGTGAACGCCCCAACGATGAGGAACGCGCCGCGTACCGCGACCGCCAGCGCGAGGCGATTGCCGGCCAACTGGAGCGGTACAACCCAGATATTCCTGTGGTGTTCGATCTCGATTTCGGCCACACCAATCCACCCTCGCGCTCCCGATCGGCGGCCGAGCGGTCATCGATCCCGACGACGAACGGATCGTCGTCGGGTGAGGGGGCTGCGTCGCTGATCGTCGTCCGTTCTGGCTCTCAGAGAGAGATCCGCCGCGGTAGACTCTTCGCAGGACCCGATGAGATCATGAGCGCAGGCAGCAGCAGCAGCCCCCGTTCACGTGGAACCAGCACGCTTTTCACCAGCCGTGCGAACCGATCCGAAGAACTGTTCTATGACTCGCCGGCCCACGGTTCGCCCGGTGTTCGACCCCCTCTCGCCTCCCGCAGCCTGACGGGCCCGATAGCCGCAGCACTCGGGTTCGTTTCGCTACCACTCCGGTAG
- a CDS encoding alpha/beta hydrolase: MSEDVTLEVGDSAYPGRLNIPEESSDRGVLIVPGAGHGPFGDVFLRFSRAAAEKGHHVARFETWMSPDELEEKTDEDFRTELAAGVDFLRSRGCSTVSVVAKSLGGRVALEHLPEGVDRLILWAPAVLAEGAENVPDEARELLPSVTPGEFGVDVPTRILQGDDDNISVDNAERIVEGLPQGELVILPDEDHSFLRDHERVIEKTLAFLPE, from the coding sequence ATGTCCGAAGACGTCACGCTCGAAGTCGGCGACAGCGCGTATCCGGGACGACTGAACATACCTGAAGAATCCTCGGATCGTGGGGTACTGATTGTGCCCGGGGCGGGACACGGTCCCTTCGGCGACGTGTTCCTCCGCTTTTCCCGTGCGGCGGCCGAGAAGGGCCACCACGTCGCCCGATTCGAGACGTGGATGTCGCCCGACGAACTGGAGGAAAAGACCGACGAGGACTTCCGCACAGAACTGGCAGCCGGCGTCGATTTCCTGCGTTCGCGCGGCTGTTCGACGGTCAGCGTGGTCGCCAAGAGCCTCGGCGGCCGGGTGGCTCTGGAGCATCTGCCGGAGGGCGTCGATCGGTTGATACTGTGGGCTCCCGCAGTCCTCGCAGAGGGAGCCGAGAACGTTCCCGATGAGGCGCGCGAACTCTTGCCGTCGGTGACTCCCGGCGAGTTCGGCGTCGATGTCCCCACACGGATCCTCCAGGGTGACGACGACAACATCTCGGTTGACAACGCGGAACGGATCGTCGAGGGGTTGCCCCAGGGTGAGCTCGTGATCCTTCCCGACGAGGACCACTCGTTCCTGCGGGACCACGAGCGAGTCATCGAGAAGACGCTGGCGTTCCTACCGGAGTGA
- a CDS encoding AMP-binding protein yields MESLGEFDEVVHEPTEEFVESTNVHAFMQEYGIDDYDELIARTCGDTGIDESGVDWFWDELVDYLGIEFYEGYDSVRDDSEGPQFTDWYPGGTINIAHNTLDRYADGDTADDVACTWEGEPGTVREVTFAELHEQANRVANCLEARGVETGDTVGLYMPMVPEVIAILYGCFKIGAVAVPIFSGFGVDATATRIEDAEPTVLFTGDGFYRRGGEVRLKGAADEAIAEAGHVEHTVVYDRLGLTPDENGGGAASDVPWDDARDEHWDDAVGEQSSEYETKELDASQESMLLYSSGTTGKPKGIVHTHAGVLMQCAKEIHFGFDQKPDDNFFWVSDIGWMMGPWTLIGNHAFGGNVVMYEGAPDHPEPDRFWAMIDRHDVTQFGISPTAIRALRKQGDEWVEGHDLSSLRLLGSTGEPWDPESWLWFYDQVGGGDTPIINISGGTEICGCFLMPMPIQSLKPCTLGGPGLGMNIDIVDSAGESVADDHERGFLVARDSCPSMTKSLWSGDERYLEEYWSSFEDPPLWDHGDWAQKDEDGLWFLHGRADDALNVAGRKVGPAEVEGAIIEHDDANQAAAVGVPDDTTGTAVVAYVVLEDHAEVSDALREELRDQVGEELGKPFKPREVLFVEQFPKTQSGKIIRRAIASIYQGEELGDMDSIENPASLDAIEQAR; encoded by the coding sequence ATGGAGTCCCTGGGCGAGTTCGACGAGGTGGTTCACGAACCGACCGAGGAGTTCGTCGAATCCACGAACGTCCACGCGTTCATGCAGGAGTACGGGATCGACGACTACGACGAACTGATCGCGCGGACCTGCGGCGACACCGGGATCGACGAGTCGGGGGTCGACTGGTTCTGGGACGAGCTCGTCGACTATCTCGGTATCGAGTTCTACGAGGGCTACGACAGCGTTCGCGACGACAGCGAGGGACCGCAGTTCACCGACTGGTATCCCGGCGGCACGATCAACATCGCTCACAACACGCTCGATCGGTACGCCGACGGCGACACCGCCGACGACGTGGCGTGCACCTGGGAGGGTGAACCGGGCACGGTTCGGGAGGTCACGTTCGCGGAGCTCCACGAGCAGGCGAACCGAGTGGCGAACTGTCTCGAAGCGCGCGGGGTCGAGACGGGTGACACCGTCGGGCTCTACATGCCGATGGTCCCCGAGGTCATCGCCATTCTCTACGGCTGCTTCAAGATCGGTGCGGTCGCGGTCCCGATCTTCTCGGGGTTCGGCGTGGATGCGACCGCCACCAGAATCGAAGACGCTGAACCCACCGTGTTGTTCACCGGCGATGGGTTCTACCGCCGGGGCGGCGAGGTCCGACTGAAGGGGGCCGCCGACGAGGCGATCGCCGAGGCGGGCCACGTCGAACACACTGTCGTCTACGATCGGCTGGGACTGACGCCCGACGAGAACGGTGGAGGGGCCGCAAGCGACGTGCCGTGGGACGACGCACGCGACGAGCACTGGGACGATGCGGTGGGCGAGCAGTCGAGCGAGTACGAGACGAAAGAACTCGACGCCTCCCAGGAGTCGATGCTGCTGTACTCGTCGGGGACGACCGGCAAGCCGAAGGGGATCGTCCACACCCATGCCGGGGTTCTGATGCAGTGTGCGAAGGAGATCCACTTCGGATTCGATCAGAAACCCGACGACAACTTCTTCTGGGTGTCGGATATCGGCTGGATGATGGGGCCGTGGACGCTGATCGGCAACCACGCCTTCGGGGGAAACGTGGTGATGTACGAGGGCGCACCCGACCACCCCGAACCCGATCGATTCTGGGCAATGATCGACCGCCACGACGTCACCCAGTTCGGGATCTCGCCGACCGCGATCCGCGCGCTTCGGAAGCAAGGAGACGAATGGGTGGAGGGTCACGACCTCTCGAGTCTCCGCCTCTTGGGCTCGACCGGCGAGCCGTGGGACCCCGAGTCGTGGCTCTGGTTCTACGACCAGGTGGGAGGTGGCGACACGCCGATCATCAACATCTCCGGCGGGACCGAGATCTGTGGGTGTTTCCTGATGCCGATGCCGATCCAGTCGCTCAAACCCTGTACGCTCGGCGGCCCAGGGCTAGGAATGAACATCGACATCGTGGATTCGGCGGGCGAATCGGTGGCTGACGACCACGAGCGCGGCTTTCTGGTGGCGCGGGATTCGTGTCCCTCGATGACGAAGTCGCTCTGGAGCGGCGACGAGCGCTACCTCGAGGAGTACTGGTCGAGCTTCGAGGACCCGCCGCTGTGGGACCACGGCGACTGGGCCCAGAAGGACGAAGACGGATTGTGGTTCCTCCACGGTCGGGCCGACGACGCGCTGAACGTCGCCGGGCGGAAGGTCGGCCCCGCCGAGGTCGAGGGCGCGATCATCGAACACGACGACGCGAACCAGGCCGCCGCGGTCGGCGTCCCCGACGACACCACCGGGACGGCGGTCGTGGCGTACGTCGTCCTCGAGGACCACGCCGAAGTGTCGGACGCGCTCCGCGAGGAGCTCCGCGATCAGGTGGGCGAGGAGCTCGGCAAGCCGTTCAAACCCCGCGAGGTGCTCTTCGTCGAGCAGTTCCCGAAAACCCAGTCGGGGAAGATCATCCGGCGGGCGATCGCCTCGATATATCAGGGCGAGGAGCTCGGCGACATGGACTCGATCGAGAACCCCGCTTCGCTCGACGCTATCGAGCAAGCACGATAA